The Niabella beijingensis genomic interval CCATAGCTTCCGGGAATGGGAATATCCAGTAAGCGAAGGAACACGCCCAGCTGTGCGCGATGGTGGATGATCTGCGATAAGGACATCCGGATGACGTCTGCTTTCGGATCATTGCTGTAAATTGTTTCTCCCTTGCGCATTGTCCAGGGTTTATCCAGTACCTCATCCGTTGCTTTTGCCAGGTTCTCACGGCCGTCCAGTACACTTTTTTCAAACAGGTCCACCAGTGCCTTCGTATCATTGATGGGTGTGGGTTTATAGTCCATCGTGGCAAAATCGATCCCATCGGTATTCAGCGCCATACTTACCCAGGCGGGCAGCTCCGCAATATGTGTTGCCAGCTGACGCACCGTCATGCTTTTGGGATGGGGCTGCCAGTCGTATTTATCATCCGGTACAATGGCCAGAAACTTACGGGTGGTGGCGATCTCTTTTTCAAAGTCGCGCTGAAAAACTTCAACTCGG includes:
- a CDS encoding DinB family protein produces the protein MNRVEVFQRDFEKEIATTRKFLAIVPDDKYDWQPHPKSMTVRQLATHIAELPAWVSMALNTDGIDFATMDYKPTPINDTKALVDLFEKSVLDGRENLAKATDEVLDKPWTMRKGETIYSNDPKADVIRMSLSQIIHHRAQLGVFLRLLDIPIPGSYGPSADESF